GTAGGTAGTACAATGCTTGGGGGATGTATAACTAAACATGAAAATTCAAATTATAGACACTCCGTATGCAATGTATCATTTTGTGGCAATTATAAAtgtgttatataattattgacAAATAATACACAcatgtaaacatttattataacaaCTCACATTGGACACTAAGGTGCATTGTTTGACTGTCCTTTGTTCCTGCTTCGTTACTGGCTCTACAAAAGTAATCATCAGCATCACTAGCCTTCACATTGGATGTGTAATTCAGTTCAGTCCCAGTGCCATTTGTAGAAGCTATCCATTTTCCATTCTTGTAAATCTCAAGAACTGGTTCCGGATAAGCATCACCAGCAGTACAGACAATCTCCAGTACATCACCATTTATCAGTTTTGTAGTTAGAACAATACTTGGAGCATCTAAAACTAAAATTATAATACAAGCTCTACAGTACACTGTACAGTTAGgacaacaaaattacaaataacaaaatgttatttatataattattaacacTTCCTGTAGACAAGCATACGAGTGAAATTATAAATAGTTCACAGGTGTcagataatataaatacatgGAGCGCATAAACGGAATAACAGtaagaaataattttatttctctTACTACTTTAGTTGAAGGAGGCCGATACTAAAGTATCTTATCAAAGCTAGGAAACATCTTATCTGAAAAGCAAACAAATATAATCTTTTTTCTTACATAATACAGAAACATTGCCTATGGAAGAGCTTTTTGATGGCTCATCATCGACTAAACTGACTTCACATTCGTAAACAGCAGAATCTGATCGTTTTACTTCATGTATTATAAGAACACCATCCGAAATGTCCATTCTTGTCTTGTTCAACACTGCTTTGTATAATCCTTGTTTTTTTCCAATTTCTTGTCTGTTACCGTTAACCATTTTGTACCAATATAATAATGGGTCTAGGATAGACGTTGAATGAGACCTCTCAATAGAGCAATTAAAACCAATCCTCTGATTTTCAACAACGGTATTGCTGGGTTGCATAATCAAGTCTACTGTTATGCCGTATACACAGCCAATTAATGCATATACAAAAATAGAAAAGCCTGTAAATATTAAAagagtataatatataatactcAATGGTTAGaataaaaaaatcttattttacctctctataaatatttacaatacaatatttttgaGCGTTTTACTTCATGTATATGAACACCATCGAGAATGTTCACTTGTCTTTTCATCAATTCCCTTTTCATCAATTCccattattatactgtattgtgtTTAGGCCTTGTACCTCAGGATAAGAGTCTAGGAGAGGCGCAGACTGGTTGCTGTCTGCgaaaattgtaggcctaaatgctaACCCCCACCTCATAAATCGACCCTTATATTTGTATATAGTTGTTACCAATAATAGTGTACAAACCTGTAAAAACCACCATGTCGTCATTTATCGGTATTCCAACAATGAAGGCATCCAGTATATCAGCAGGTTTtcctatattaattataaaaaaaaagttaaacaaaaCACTGAAATGCTATAAATGGTACTATAACTTACCGTTGAGatctacaaaaatgtaaaaacaaaatgtcttacCTGTGTTATACTTGTGCATGCATCCAATTTATTGTTCAATTATCGAGAATTAATaattcaaatacagtataacCATTTTGGTACATAGttttattttcagttttaaCCACATGGCAAATAATGGATCATTCCATTTTTATTCCAAGtttgtgtttatactgtattttaaatggCATTGATTCTCTACTTCTACTTACACATGTAGAATTATGTAAGTTATGTAAATActgaataatatttatatgttatacagtactgtagcgAGTATAAAATTTGCCTCTGACACCACTACCCTGTCAAAAACAAAGCGATACTATATACAAAGGGCTATATACTCATTTGTTAATACTCATACTAGAGTAAACTAGGCTAGGCTCCAGAAAAATTGCATTTTCGTACATGCTAAtcacttaaaataaaacatacaggACAGCAATAATGACATTTctcaattaatttaatttacaaagtTAGTTAGTCTGGAATTTGTAAAATAGATGAAGTCTCTTAGTCTTCTTATCAAACTAGAACATGGCTTGCTGATGGTAACTTCATCTTCACAATTAACGACCCTTGAACCGCCCTCCACCACCAGTTTTGGCTTTCTTTTTGGCACTGCCCATTTTTGTATCAGCCTGAgaatacaataaaacaaattattactattaatatctAATTTTCCCAGGGCATCTGATATTCAAGATTAGAGATGTACTttcatacaatacaatattgagGTTATCGtacttttgaaataaaatataataatgtacacaaattaagttttattatttacttatctgtacttaaataataCAGATTTTCACTTTCTATTCAATAAAAATAGCATtacattaattttaatgtaaCCTTTATAAATTTCAACCATATTCTTCTTTTTCTTGATTTTACCGTGACTTTCTTTATATCAAAtctattttatatctttttacTATTTGTTAGTTGTACTGAGCcattaatgaaataaatgttgctGAATTGAATgtcataagataagataactttatttGTCCTCAAGTCGAAATTATAATGCTAGTCTCACATACAAAAGTTAATAAGATAAAAAGgcattataaaacataataacaaGTTATCAATTATCTCCTTCAACAAAATCATTCAATTACTAATTACATTAACTGGTAACACATTCTAAAGTCTactttatgagaaaaaaaaggtgtgataatgtgcccatatatggacatgatgtcatatcgctaccatatttgggcatactgtatcactaccctatttgaaCACACACacaagctagtttgat
This region of Antedon mediterranea chromosome 8, ecAntMedi1.1, whole genome shotgun sequence genomic DNA includes:
- the LOC140057567 gene encoding protein amalgam-like is translated as MDISDGVLIIHEVKRSDSAVYECEVSLVDDEPSKSSSIGNVSVLFLDAPSIVLTTKLINGDVLEIVCTAGDAYPEPVLEIYKNGKWIASTNGTGTELNYTSNVKASDADDYFCRASNEAGTKDSQTMHLSVQFIHPPSIVLPTTLINGNLLEFVCTAGDAYPEPVLEIYKNGKWIASTNGTGTELNYTSNVKASDVGDYFCRASNEAGTKDSQTKHLAYFYTKHLSDQCWCDSPKVNDDRIKILLAGVSILYGIFLLVLPVYFWLINFLEYRKEHRKGM